The DNA segment AGCGTGCCCGCCCGTTGGTCCAGCTGCGCGCCGCTGAACATGAACGCACCCAGGAGGCCGCGCAGATCCTGCTCACCGGATCCGGGTGCGGCCTGGCGGATGTTCTGCCACACGGTCGCGTCGTCGTCGAGCGTGTCGTGCTCCTGCGCGAAATAGCCGATCCGCAGACCGTGTCCGGGTTCCAGCGCACCGGTGTCGGGTTTCTCTACCCCGGCCAACAATCGCAGCAACGTGGTCTTGCCGGCGCCGTTGAGTCCCAGCACGACCACCCGTGAGCCGCGGTCGATCGCCAGGTCGACGCCGGTGAACACCTCCAGCGACCCGTAGGCCTTGCTCAGCCCGCTGGCTACCAGCGGGGTGCGGCCGCACGCGGCGGGGCTGGGGAATTTGATCCGGGCCACCTTGTCAGCCACCCGCTCCTGGTCGAGCGCCGCGATCATCCGATCGGCGCGGCGCACCATGTTTTGCGCCGCAACGGCTTTGGTCGCCTTAGCGCCCAACTTGGCGGCCTGCGCGCGCAGCGCGGCGGCCTTGCGTTCGGCGTTGGCGCGTTCCCGGCGACGACGCTGCTCATCGGTGGCGCGGGCGTCCAGGTATTTCTGCCAGCCCATGTTGTAGACGTCGACCTCGCCGCGCACCGCGTCGAGAAACCAGACCTTATTGACGACGTCGGCGAGCAAGTCGACGTTGTGGCTGATGATGACCAGCCCGCCGGTGTGTGCCCGCAGGAAATCCCGCAGCCAGCCAATAGAATCCGCGTCCAGGTGATTGGTCGGCTCGTCGAGCAGCAGCGTGGTCGCTGAACCGCTGTCGGAGGCGGCGAACAGGATCCGCGCCAGCTCCACCCGGCGGCGCTGGCCCCCGGACAGCGTGCGCAGTGGCTGCGTCAAGACCCGTTCCGGCAGCCCGAGACTCGCGCAGATTCGGCTGGCCTCGCTTTCGGCGCCGTAGCCGCCCAACGCGACGAAACGCTCCTCGAGCTGACCATAACGGCGGATGGCGCGGTCACGCTCGTCGTCATCGGCGACCTCGGCCAGCAACACCTGCTGCTTCTCCAAGTCGGTGAGCAGCACGTCCAGCCCGCGGGCCGACAGCACCCGATCGCGGGCCAGCACGTCAAGGTCACCCTCTTTGGGATCCTGTGGCAGGTAACCGATTTCGCTGCTGCGGGTGACCGACCCGGCATAGGGCTGCGACTCCCCGGCCAGGAGGCGCAGCGTGGTGGTCTTGCCCGCGCCGTTTCGTCCGACCAGCCCTATCCGATCGCCGGGCTGCACCCGCAGATCGGGGCCGCCGGGTGAGAGCAGGATGCGCGCACCAGCGCGGACCTCGAGGTCCGTGGCGGTGATCACATTCGCTCCCTCCGTGTCGTGCTACTTGTCGTCGGTGAAAACCGGCGGCCGCTTCTCGGCACGCGCGGCAACCGCTTCTTCGAAGTTGGCGGTGAGCAGCCGGACGAAAAGCTGCCCTAGGCCCTCGGCCTGCATGTGCCCCTCCAGGCTGGAAGCGTCCAGTCCACTCCACAGCGTGCGTTTAGTCAACTCGATTCCCGGCCGCGAAAACGCCGCGATCCGGGCGGCGATCGCATAACAGGTGTCCAGCACTTGGCCTTCGGGTACCTGACACGACACCAGCCCGATCCGCTCGGCCTCCTCGGCGGTGACGTCGCGACCGGTCAGCATGATCTCGAACGCCCGCGACGATCCGATGGCCCTGGGCAGCAGATAGCTCAGCCCCAGTTCGCTGGCGGTCAATCCGTTGTTGATTCCGGCGGCCCGAAAGTACGCGGTGGTCGAGGCCACCCGGATGTCGGCGGCCAGCGCCAGG comes from the Mycobacterium shinjukuense genome and includes:
- a CDS encoding enoyl-CoA hydratase, giving the protein MNPQAFLRYFARVSLVLLEHPRPEIALITLNRPERMNSMAFDVMVPLREALETVTYDNSVRVVVLTGAGRGFSSGADHKSAGTVPHTERLTRPTYALRSMELLDDVILALRRLHQPVIAAVNGPAIGGGLCLALAADIRVASTTAYFRAAGINNGLTASELGLSYLLPRAIGSSRAFEIMLTGRDVTAEEAERIGLVSCQVPEGQVLDTCYAIAARIAAFSRPGIELTKRTLWSGLDASSLEGHMQAEGLGQLFVRLLTANFEEAVAARAEKRPPVFTDDK
- a CDS encoding ABC-F family ATP-binding cassette domain-containing protein; this encodes MITATDLEVRAGARILLSPGGPDLRVQPGDRIGLVGRNGAGKTTTLRLLAGESQPYAGSVTRSSEIGYLPQDPKEGDLDVLARDRVLSARGLDVLLTDLEKQQVLLAEVADDDERDRAIRRYGQLEERFVALGGYGAESEASRICASLGLPERVLTQPLRTLSGGQRRRVELARILFAASDSGSATTLLLDEPTNHLDADSIGWLRDFLRAHTGGLVIISHNVDLLADVVNKVWFLDAVRGEVDVYNMGWQKYLDARATDEQRRRRERANAERKAAALRAQAAKLGAKATKAVAAQNMVRRADRMIAALDQERVADKVARIKFPSPAACGRTPLVASGLSKAYGSLEVFTGVDLAIDRGSRVVVLGLNGAGKTTLLRLLAGVEKPDTGALEPGHGLRIGYFAQEHDTLDDDATVWQNIRQAAPGSGEQDLRGLLGAFMFSGAQLDQRAGTLSGGEKTRLALAGLVASAANVLLLDEPTNNLDPASRAQVLDALRGYRGAVVLVTHDPGAAEALDPHRVVLLPDGTEDYWSDQYRDLIELA